One Candidatus Deferrimicrobiaceae bacterium DNA window includes the following coding sequences:
- a CDS encoding isochorismatase family protein, producing MTDFLNREEAVLLVVDVQERLVPAIHKDLYPRALRNMQIAIEAAGTLGIPILLTEQYPKGLGRTVPEVMGALDGKEYRLFEKMTFSCARDEGFLSAVSDLNRRQVILVGMETHVCVYQTSVDLCRAGYSLFILDDAVSSRFLHNYQSGLQALRDAGCTVISTETAIFELLKVAATPEFKKVSSLIK from the coding sequence ATGACCGATTTTCTGAACCGGGAGGAGGCGGTCCTTCTCGTCGTGGACGTGCAGGAGAGGCTCGTCCCCGCCATCCACAAGGACCTCTACCCACGGGCGCTCAGGAATATGCAGATCGCGATCGAGGCGGCCGGGACGCTCGGGATTCCGATCCTCCTCACGGAGCAATACCCGAAAGGTCTCGGCAGGACCGTACCCGAGGTCATGGGAGCGCTCGACGGAAAGGAGTACCGGCTGTTCGAGAAGATGACCTTCAGCTGCGCGCGGGACGAGGGGTTCCTTTCCGCGGTTTCCGACCTGAACCGGCGGCAGGTGATCCTCGTGGGGATGGAGACCCACGTGTGTGTCTACCAGACCTCGGTCGACCTTTGCCGCGCCGGCTACTCTCTCTTCATCCTCGACGACGCCGTCTCCTCGCGCTTCCTGCACAACTACCAAAGCGGCCTGCAGGCTCTCCGGGACGCCGGCTGCACGGTCATCAGCACGGAAACGGCGATTTTCGAGCTCCTCAAGGTGGCGGCGACGCCCGAGTTCAAAAAGGTCTCCTCGCTCATCAAATGA